The following proteins are co-located in the Mesorhizobium australicum WSM2073 genome:
- the pncB gene encoding nicotinate phosphoribosyltransferase — MAKTDIARRVYNHTWKLDPIVRSLLDTDFYKLLMLQMIWGMYPKVDTTFSLINRTTSVRLADEIDEGELREQLDHARTLRFSKKEMIWLAGNNFYGRKQIFEPEFLAWLEGFRLPDYELSKRDGQYELSFSGPWMYTTLWEIPALAIINELRSRAALRSFGPFTLDVLYARAKAKMWAKTERLKALPGIRISDFGTRRRHSFLWQRWCVEALKEGIGEAFTGTSNVLLAMDNDLEALGTNAHELPMVFAALANSEKELKQSPYKVLQDWQRYYGGNLLIVLPDAFGTASFLRDAPDWVADWTGFRPDSAPPIEGGEKIIDWWREKGKDPRQKLLIFSDGLEVETIEETYRHFKGKVRMSFGWGTNLTNDFEGCAPTQTNSLDAISLVCKVTEANGRPAVKLSDNPAKATGDLKEIERYLRIFGQKDRVEQLVKV, encoded by the coding sequence ATGGCAAAGACCGATATTGCGCGGCGTGTCTATAACCACACCTGGAAGCTCGACCCGATCGTGCGCAGCCTGCTCGATACGGATTTCTACAAGCTTTTGATGCTGCAGATGATCTGGGGCATGTACCCCAAGGTCGACACCACCTTCTCGCTGATCAATCGGACGACTTCGGTCCGCCTCGCCGACGAGATCGATGAAGGCGAGCTGCGCGAACAACTCGACCATGCCCGCACCTTGCGCTTCTCCAAGAAGGAAATGATCTGGCTGGCCGGCAACAATTTCTACGGCCGCAAGCAGATTTTCGAGCCGGAATTCCTCGCCTGGCTGGAAGGCTTCCGGCTGCCCGACTATGAGCTTTCCAAGCGTGACGGCCAGTACGAGCTCTCTTTCTCCGGCCCCTGGATGTACACCACGCTTTGGGAGATCCCCGCGCTCGCCATCATCAATGAATTGCGTTCGCGTGCCGCTTTGCGATCGTTCGGGCCTTTTACGCTCGACGTGCTCTATGCCCGCGCCAAGGCCAAGATGTGGGCCAAGACCGAACGGCTGAAGGCGCTGCCCGGCATCCGCATCTCGGATTTCGGTACCCGCCGGCGCCATTCCTTCCTGTGGCAGCGCTGGTGCGTCGAGGCGCTCAAGGAAGGCATCGGCGAGGCTTTCACCGGCACCTCCAACGTGCTGCTGGCCATGGACAATGATCTCGAAGCGCTGGGCACCAACGCGCATGAACTGCCGATGGTGTTTGCCGCCCTTGCCAATTCGGAAAAAGAGCTGAAGCAGTCGCCCTACAAGGTGTTGCAGGACTGGCAGCGCTACTATGGCGGCAATCTCTTGATCGTGCTGCCCGATGCCTTCGGCACCGCCTCGTTCCTGCGCGACGCGCCGGACTGGGTCGCCGACTGGACCGGCTTCCGCCCCGACAGCGCGCCGCCGATCGAAGGTGGCGAAAAAATCATCGACTGGTGGCGCGAGAAGGGCAAGGACCCCAGGCAGAAGCTGCTGATCTTCTCCGACGGGCTTGAGGTCGAGACCATCGAGGAGACCTACCGTCATTTCAAGGGCAAGGTGCGCATGTCCTTCGGCTGGGGCACCAACCTGACCAACGACTTCGAAGGCTGCGCGCCGACGCAAACCAACAGCCTCGACGCCATATCGCTGGTCTGCAAGGTCACCGAGGCCAATGGCCGGCCGGCGGTCAAGCTTTCCGACAACCCGGCCAAGGCGACCGGCGATCTCAAGGAGATCGAGCGGTATTTGAGGATATTTGGGCAGAAGGATCGCGTGGAGCAACTGGTCAAGGTTTGA
- the gcvA gene encoding transcriptional regulator GcvA, giving the protein MAKRLPPLNPLRAFEATARHASLTKAANELNVTHGAVSHQIKALEQSLGVKLFERVGQRVKLTPHGAELLPAVSVAFDGIAAATQRLTRPASSGALSVSCVPALLLLWITPRLGSFTAQYPDIQLTLIPSNDPRDSRAPHIDVCVHYGDGSWTDCWMRKWSGLELFPVVSPTLINNRPIRNVRDLAEHVLLHGDDGREWHTWLAAADALDLERGRRHHLGDARMTAEAAVHGHGVALGDSVTASALLARGMLVAPFSLSVPAVDDFYVVCRNEMRATPIVQVFIDWLFAEKAGDDGRADAPVAGRLVTRRKRPALKVMGGKPT; this is encoded by the coding sequence ATGGCCAAGCGCCTGCCACCACTCAACCCGCTGCGCGCCTTCGAGGCCACGGCCCGCCATGCCTCGCTGACCAAGGCGGCGAACGAACTGAATGTCACGCACGGCGCCGTCAGCCACCAGATCAAGGCGCTGGAGCAATCGCTTGGCGTCAAGCTGTTCGAGCGCGTCGGCCAGCGGGTCAAGCTGACCCCGCATGGCGCCGAACTTTTGCCGGCGGTATCGGTCGCCTTCGACGGTATCGCCGCCGCCACCCAACGGCTGACGCGGCCGGCAAGCAGCGGCGCGCTGTCGGTGTCCTGCGTGCCTGCGTTGCTGCTCTTGTGGATAACGCCGAGGCTGGGCAGCTTCACCGCGCAATATCCCGACATCCAGCTGACGCTCATTCCCTCCAACGATCCCAGGGATAGCCGGGCGCCGCATATCGATGTCTGCGTGCACTATGGCGATGGCAGCTGGACCGACTGCTGGATGCGCAAATGGTCTGGCCTGGAGCTGTTCCCGGTGGTCAGCCCGACGCTGATCAACAACCGGCCGATCCGCAATGTTCGCGACCTCGCCGAACATGTCTTGCTGCATGGCGACGATGGCCGCGAGTGGCACACCTGGCTGGCCGCCGCCGACGCGCTGGACCTGGAGCGCGGCCGGCGTCATCATCTCGGCGATGCACGCATGACGGCGGAAGCCGCCGTCCATGGCCACGGCGTGGCGCTGGGCGACTCGGTGACGGCAAGCGCCCTGCTGGCCAGGGGCATGCTGGTCGCGCCGTTCAGCCTGTCGGTGCCGGCGGTCGACGATTTCTATGTCGTTTGCCGCAATGAAATGCGGGCGACGCCGATCGTGCAGGTGTTCATCGACTGGCTGTTTGCCGAGAAGGCCGGGGATGACGGCCGCGCCGACGCCCCGGTTGCGGGCCGCCTCGTCACCCGCCGCAAACGTCCCGCGCTCAAGGTGATGGGCGGCAAACCCACATAG
- the speB gene encoding agmatinase, translated as MGYDRGKLDALRRKYGESHGGEMFDPKFRKVADKIFSKSGTRLAPYSGIPTFLTAPYREIAADNPDFGDLQVAITGVPMDLGVTNRPGSRFGPRALRAIERIGPYNHVLECAPTHELRVADIGDVPFQSRYRLETSHEDIERRINQIVDAGVIPLSVGGDHSITHPILKAVGKKAPVGLIHIDAHCDTSGLFDLTKFHHGGPFRNAVLDGVLDPTRTIQIGIRGSAEYLWEFTYESGMTVVHAEEVTGLGIPAIIEKARRIVGDGPTYVSFDIDSVDPAFAPGTGTPEVGGLTTREVLELLRGLKGLNIVGGDVVEVAPQYDATTNTAHAGAQVLFEILSLMVFSPAVSGKGA; from the coding sequence ATGGGATACGATCGCGGCAAGCTCGATGCGCTGCGTCGCAAATATGGCGAGAGCCATGGCGGCGAGATGTTCGACCCGAAATTCCGCAAGGTCGCCGACAAGATCTTTTCCAAGAGCGGCACGCGGCTGGCGCCCTATTCCGGCATCCCGACTTTCCTCACCGCGCCCTACCGCGAAATTGCAGCGGACAATCCGGACTTCGGCGACCTGCAGGTGGCGATAACAGGCGTGCCGATGGATCTCGGCGTCACCAACCGGCCGGGCTCGCGCTTCGGGCCGCGCGCCTTGCGAGCGATCGAGCGCATCGGCCCCTACAATCATGTGCTGGAATGCGCGCCGACGCATGAACTCAGGGTCGCCGACATCGGCGACGTTCCGTTCCAGAGCCGCTACCGACTGGAGACCAGCCATGAGGATATCGAGCGGCGCATCAACCAGATCGTCGACGCCGGGGTCATCCCGTTGTCGGTCGGCGGCGACCACTCGATCACCCACCCGATCCTGAAGGCGGTCGGCAAGAAGGCGCCGGTCGGCCTGATCCACATCGACGCCCATTGCGACACCAGCGGCCTGTTCGACCTGACCAAATTCCACCATGGGGGCCCGTTCCGCAACGCGGTGCTGGACGGCGTGCTCGATCCGACGCGCACCATCCAGATCGGCATCCGCGGCTCGGCCGAATATCTGTGGGAATTCACCTACGAGTCCGGGATGACCGTGGTCCATGCCGAGGAAGTGACCGGTCTCGGCATTCCCGCCATCATCGAGAAGGCGCGCAGAATAGTCGGTGACGGCCCGACCTATGTGTCCTTCGACATCGACAGCGTCGATCCCGCCTTCGCACCGGGCACCGGCACGCCGGAAGTCGGCGGGCTGACGACGCGCGAAGTGCTCGAACTGCTGCGCGGCCTCAAGGGTCTCAACATTGTCGGTGGCGATGTCGTCGAGGTGGCGCCGCAATATGACGCCACCACCAACACGGCGCACGCCGGCGCGCAGGTGCTGTTCGAGATCCTGAGCCTGATGGTGTTCAGCCCGGCAGTATCAGGCAAGGGGGCCTGA
- a CDS encoding transporter substrate-binding domain-containing protein translates to MTIHRKSSIAAVLLVGLAGFATQAANADALADITKAGTINVGVFADFPPFSSASADMSLKGYDMDVAQYIADTLKVKLNTVAVTGQNRIPYLNDHRVDILMSVGYSKEREQVIDFAAAYAPYYIAVIGPAAMPVKGKEDLGGKSIAVNRGTLEDTSLTEAAPASADIKRFDNYNSVIQAFISGQTQLMVVGNDVGAQVLAKQDALKPEQKFQLLTSPSHIGLNKHEDALKKAVNDAIAKMLADGKLDESSKAWLKTPLNPDNLKD, encoded by the coding sequence ATGACAATCCACCGCAAATCATCCATCGCCGCCGTTCTGCTCGTGGGGTTAGCCGGCTTCGCCACGCAAGCCGCCAATGCCGACGCGCTGGCCGACATCACCAAGGCCGGCACCATCAATGTCGGCGTCTTCGCCGACTTCCCGCCTTTCTCCTCGGCCAGTGCCGACATGAGCCTCAAGGGCTATGACATGGATGTGGCGCAGTACATCGCCGACACGCTCAAGGTGAAGCTCAACACCGTTGCCGTCACCGGCCAGAACCGCATCCCCTATTTGAACGACCATCGCGTCGACATCCTGATGAGCGTCGGCTACTCGAAAGAGCGCGAGCAGGTCATCGACTTCGCCGCTGCTTACGCGCCCTATTACATCGCGGTGATCGGTCCGGCGGCAATGCCAGTCAAAGGCAAGGAAGATCTCGGCGGCAAGTCGATCGCCGTCAATCGCGGCACGCTGGAAGACACCTCGCTCACCGAGGCAGCACCGGCCTCGGCGGACATCAAGCGTTTCGACAACTACAATTCAGTGATCCAGGCCTTCATCTCAGGCCAGACCCAATTGATGGTCGTCGGCAACGATGTCGGCGCGCAGGTGCTGGCCAAGCAGGATGCGCTGAAGCCGGAGCAGAAGTTTCAGCTTCTGACCTCGCCTTCGCATATCGGCCTCAACAAGCATGAGGATGCCCTCAAGAAGGCGGTCAACGACGCCATTGCCAAGATGCTGGCCGACGGCAAGCTTGACGAAAGCTCGAAGGCCTGGCTGAAGACGCCGCTCAATCCCGACAACCTCAAGGATTGA
- a CDS encoding amino acid ABC transporter permease has translation MAFGWLPGAVADIAHGAATTILLIAVTTLAGTLLSILGAAGRRSGPALLRRAIGWYVEVMRNTPFLVQLFFIFFGLPSLGIRLDPILAAMLAMTLNMAAYTIEIVGAGLDAVPHGQTEAALALGLRPRQVFIKIVLPQALKIIYPALTSQIVIMMLESAVVSQIAVRELTYEADMLQARTFRSFETYFVVTLVYLLMSMALRRLLVAGGRRALGAGVS, from the coding sequence GTGGCCTTCGGCTGGCTTCCAGGTGCCGTGGCCGACATCGCGCACGGCGCGGCGACGACGATCCTTTTGATCGCCGTCACCACGCTTGCGGGCACGCTGCTCAGCATCCTCGGTGCCGCCGGGCGGCGAAGCGGCCCCGCGCTGCTGCGCCGGGCCATCGGCTGGTATGTCGAGGTGATGCGCAACACGCCGTTCCTGGTGCAGCTGTTCTTCATCTTCTTCGGCCTGCCTAGCCTCGGCATCAGGCTCGATCCGATCCTGGCCGCCATGCTGGCGATGACGCTCAACATGGCCGCCTACACGATCGAGATCGTCGGCGCCGGCCTTGACGCGGTGCCGCACGGGCAGACAGAAGCGGCCCTGGCGCTTGGGCTGAGGCCGCGCCAGGTGTTCATCAAGATCGTGCTGCCGCAGGCGCTCAAGATCATCTATCCCGCGCTGACCAGCCAGATCGTCATCATGATGCTGGAATCAGCCGTGGTGTCGCAGATCGCGGTGCGCGAGCTGACCTATGAGGCCGACATGCTGCAGGCGCGCACTTTCCGTTCTTTCGAGACGTATTTCGTCGTCACGCTGGTCTATCTCTTGATGTCGATGGCCTTGCGGCGGCTGCTGGTTGCAGGCGGCCGCCGCGCGCTCGGAGCTGGCGTGTCATGA
- a CDS encoding amino acid ABC transporter permease, with translation MIEFTLWDIVRNLLLAARWTVLLSLAAFVGGAVVGMAVLFLRIAKNKWSRRVASGYIALFQGTPLLMQLFLMFFGLPMLGLRIEPWTAAVLGLTFFASAYLAEIWRSGVDALPLGQWDAGASLGLHYLQELRLIILPQAFAITRAPTVGFLVQLIKSTALTSIIGFEELVRTSNAINNATFEPFKVYGLVALIFFALCFPLTQYARRLEKRAPVR, from the coding sequence ATGATCGAATTCACCCTCTGGGACATTGTGCGCAACCTTCTGCTTGCCGCGCGCTGGACGGTGCTTTTGTCGCTGGCCGCGTTCGTCGGCGGCGCGGTGGTCGGAATGGCGGTGCTGTTCCTGAGGATCGCCAAAAACAAGTGGAGCCGGCGCGTTGCCTCCGGCTACATCGCCTTGTTCCAGGGGACGCCGCTCTTGATGCAGCTGTTCCTGATGTTCTTCGGCCTGCCGATGCTTGGCCTGCGCATCGAGCCGTGGACGGCGGCGGTGCTCGGCCTCACCTTCTTCGCCAGCGCCTATCTGGCCGAAATCTGGCGCTCCGGCGTCGATGCGCTGCCATTAGGCCAATGGGATGCCGGCGCCAGCCTCGGCCTTCACTATCTGCAGGAGCTCAGGCTGATCATCCTGCCGCAGGCGTTTGCGATCACCCGCGCGCCGACGGTCGGTTTCCTGGTGCAGCTGATCAAGTCAACCGCGCTGACCTCGATCATCGGCTTCGAGGAGCTGGTGCGAACCTCCAACGCCATCAACAACGCCACCTTCGAGCCGTTCAAGGTCTATGGGCTGGTGGCGCTGATCTTCTTCGCCCTATGCTTCCCGCTGACGCAGTATGCGCGACGGCTCGAGAAGCGGGCTCCGGTGCGCTGA
- a CDS encoding NADP-dependent oxidoreductase — protein sequence MKAIVVTDQAAGTAGMKLVERPEPQPAINDVVVQVHASGFVPTELAWPSTWTDRRGLDRTPSILGHELAGVVIALGYGTTGLSVGQRVFGLADWHRDGTLAEYVAMEARNLAPLPGDVDFTVGASLPISGLTAWQGLFQHGRLQAGQSVLAHGAAGAVGSMVTQLAREAGAYVIGTGRAADRQTVLDFGANEFVDLENDALEDVGEVALVFDVIGGEIGKRSAGLIRAGGTLVSVVGSTEARPADGLAVDFVVESDRAQLSEIVQRVRDGRLRTNIGNVSTLNDAVAAFNPTGRRTGKTIIRVRP from the coding sequence ATGAAGGCAATTGTGGTGACGGACCAGGCTGCGGGAACGGCCGGGATGAAGCTGGTGGAGCGGCCTGAGCCGCAGCCAGCGATAAACGATGTCGTCGTTCAGGTTCATGCTTCGGGATTCGTCCCGACCGAGCTGGCATGGCCCTCGACCTGGACCGACCGCCGCGGCCTTGACCGAACACCGTCGATCCTTGGGCACGAGCTGGCCGGAGTTGTCATCGCACTCGGGTACGGCACAACGGGACTGTCGGTAGGTCAGAGAGTATTCGGCCTCGCCGACTGGCATCGCGACGGCACGCTCGCGGAGTATGTAGCCATGGAAGCACGCAACCTCGCGCCGCTGCCGGGCGACGTCGACTTCACGGTGGGCGCAAGCCTGCCGATCTCGGGTCTCACCGCGTGGCAGGGACTCTTCCAGCATGGCCGCCTTCAGGCGGGGCAGAGCGTCCTCGCGCACGGTGCGGCCGGCGCGGTCGGGTCGATGGTGACGCAACTTGCACGAGAGGCGGGCGCCTACGTCATCGGCACCGGACGCGCCGCCGACCGTCAGACGGTGCTCGACTTTGGCGCGAATGAGTTCGTCGACCTCGAAAACGACGCCCTCGAAGACGTGGGCGAAGTCGCTCTCGTGTTCGATGTGATCGGCGGGGAAATCGGGAAGCGGTCCGCCGGCCTGATTCGAGCCGGAGGAACACTGGTGTCCGTCGTCGGATCGACAGAGGCGCGGCCTGCCGACGGCCTGGCGGTTGACTTCGTTGTCGAGTCCGATCGTGCCCAGCTGAGCGAGATCGTCCAGCGGGTGCGGGACGGACGACTGCGGACGAACATCGGCAACGTTTCGACCCTCAACGATGCCGTCGCCGCCTTCAACCCTACCGGGCGACGCACTGGGAAGACGATCATCCGCGTTCGTCCGTGA
- a CDS encoding MATE family efflux transporter, whose translation MSAIEAGARAPENLWRQEIRATLALAWPMVLTNLGQTAMTATDVMMMGRLGADTLASGALGANLYFMPLIFGLGLMLATSPMIATELGRRRYSVRDLRRTVRQGLWLAILISVPIWLVLWHGEAILLAMGQEPALARQAGIYLRWLEWAVLPFYGYIVLRSFISALERPGWALVIVFVAVAFNVFANWVFMFGNLGVPAMGIAGSGLATSLSSTLMFAGMAVVVMWEKKFRRYHLFGRFWRSDWPRFKGLLRLGLPIAGILAFEVTIFNAAALLMGLIDADSLAAHAIAIQIASISFMVPLGLNQAVTVRVGLAHGAGNPEGVSRAGWTAFVIGVSFMALMGLVMVLWPHLLISAFIDLGNPANARVIALAGSFLVFAALFQVFDGAQAVAAGMLRGLHDTKVPMIYAAIGYWGVGLPLGVLLAFHFAFHGVGIWIGLSSGLAVVAALLLARWLRRDRIVPSGAFGH comes from the coding sequence ATGTCCGCGATCGAAGCCGGCGCTCGCGCGCCGGAAAATCTTTGGCGTCAGGAAATCAGGGCGACGCTGGCGCTGGCCTGGCCGATGGTGCTGACCAATCTCGGCCAGACGGCGATGACCGCCACCGACGTCATGATGATGGGCCGCCTCGGCGCGGACACGCTGGCCAGCGGCGCGCTCGGCGCCAACCTGTATTTCATGCCGCTGATCTTCGGCCTCGGCCTGATGCTGGCGACCTCGCCGATGATCGCGACCGAGCTTGGCCGCCGCCGCTATTCCGTACGTGACCTGCGCCGCACCGTGCGCCAGGGCCTGTGGTTGGCGATCCTGATCTCGGTCCCGATCTGGCTCGTGCTGTGGCACGGCGAGGCCATCCTGCTGGCCATGGGCCAAGAGCCGGCGCTGGCGCGCCAGGCCGGCATTTACCTGCGCTGGCTGGAGTGGGCGGTGCTGCCCTTCTACGGCTACATCGTGCTGCGCTCGTTCATCTCGGCGCTGGAGCGGCCGGGCTGGGCGCTGGTCATCGTCTTCGTCGCCGTGGCCTTCAACGTGTTCGCCAACTGGGTGTTCATGTTCGGCAATCTCGGTGTTCCGGCCATGGGCATCGCCGGCTCGGGCCTTGCGACCTCGCTGTCCTCAACGCTGATGTTCGCCGGCATGGCTGTCGTGGTGATGTGGGAGAAAAAATTCCGGCGCTATCACCTGTTCGGCCGCTTCTGGCGATCCGACTGGCCGCGCTTCAAGGGCCTGCTGCGGCTCGGTCTGCCGATCGCCGGCATCCTTGCCTTCGAGGTGACGATCTTCAATGCCGCCGCCCTGCTGATGGGCCTGATCGACGCGGATTCGCTGGCCGCGCACGCCATCGCCATCCAGATCGCCTCGATTTCCTTCATGGTGCCGCTCGGCCTCAACCAAGCGGTGACGGTGCGGGTCGGGCTTGCCCATGGCGCCGGCAATCCCGAAGGTGTGTCGCGTGCCGGCTGGACCGCCTTCGTCATCGGCGTTTCCTTCATGGCGCTGATGGGGCTGGTGATGGTGCTTTGGCCGCATCTCCTGATCAGCGCCTTCATCGACCTTGGCAATCCCGCCAATGCCAGGGTGATCGCGCTAGCCGGTTCGTTCCTGGTTTTCGCTGCCCTGTTCCAGGTCTTCGACGGCGCGCAGGCGGTTGCCGCCGGCATGCTGCGCGGCCTGCACGACACCAAGGTCCCGATGATCTATGCCGCGATCGGCTATTGGGGTGTCGGCCTGCCGCTCGGCGTGCTGCTCGCCTTCCATTTCGCCTTCCACGGCGTCGGCATCTGGATCGGCCTGTCTTCGGGGCTGGCCGTGGTAGCAGCGCTGCTTCTGGCCCGCTGGCTGCGCCGCGACCGCATCGTGCCGTCAGGCGCGTTCGGACATTGA
- a CDS encoding AraC family transcriptional regulator: MAFRRRKNTAAIPRTAPSFEHIVTEASDSFLWRLDDYPWERNVWNFHPEYEIHLLRKSSGVVLVGDHIGEFGPGYLTIVGGGLPHDWVTAVQPGELIEGRDIVLQFDAERLRGSADMLPELRELEPFLERSLRGMVFHGGTALEGAALMERMGTVHGLARFCLFLELVDLLARTDEYELLSSPNFQPVLDAASLDIIQRTLTYLFQHFAEDLKLPDVAELAGMSESTFSRFFQKNTGNSFSDHLAKLRLWQACKLLADTDVPITDICFQVGYMNISNFNRAFLRKHKMTPSSYRKLSRQRLAMRA; encoded by the coding sequence ATGGCGTTCAGACGCAGAAAGAACACGGCGGCGATCCCGCGCACGGCGCCTTCCTTCGAGCATATCGTCACCGAGGCGAGCGACAGTTTCCTGTGGCGGCTGGACGACTATCCCTGGGAGCGCAACGTCTGGAACTTCCATCCGGAATACGAGATCCACCTGCTGCGGAAATCCTCCGGCGTGGTCCTGGTCGGCGACCATATTGGCGAGTTCGGGCCGGGCTACCTCACCATCGTCGGTGGTGGCCTGCCGCATGACTGGGTCACCGCGGTGCAGCCAGGCGAGTTGATCGAGGGTCGCGACATCGTGCTGCAATTCGATGCCGAGCGGCTGCGAGGATCGGCTGACATGCTGCCGGAATTGCGCGAACTGGAGCCGTTCCTGGAACGGTCGCTGCGCGGCATGGTCTTCCACGGCGGGACCGCGCTTGAAGGCGCCGCGCTGATGGAGCGGATGGGTACGGTGCATGGGCTGGCCCGGTTCTGCCTGTTCCTCGAACTGGTCGACCTGCTGGCCCGGACCGATGAGTATGAGCTGTTGTCATCACCGAACTTCCAGCCGGTTCTCGATGCCGCCTCGCTCGACATCATCCAGCGCACGCTGACCTATCTGTTCCAGCATTTCGCGGAGGATCTGAAGCTGCCTGACGTGGCCGAGCTGGCCGGCATGAGCGAAAGCACCTTCTCGCGGTTCTTCCAGAAGAACACCGGCAATTCCTTCAGCGACCATCTTGCCAAGCTCAGGCTGTGGCAGGCGTGCAAGCTCCTGGCTGATACCGATGTGCCGATCACCGACATCTGTTTCCAGGTCGGCTACATGAACATATCCAACTTCAACCGCGCGTTCCTGCGCAAGCACAAGATGACGCCGTCATCCTATCGCAAGCTGTCGCGGCAGCGTCTGGCGATGCGCGCATAA
- a CDS encoding ABC transporter substrate-binding protein, producing the protein MRPVRLAASLGAVFVLSATVSTLALAQAPVCSAPVKVLAQPRDGLTLLEDSKAEFEKLSGASFKIDYLNENDRRAKSRADASTVGNYNVYYVDEANVALFASSKWIVPLTDFYPADYDYADFDPGRQKVATYDGKVWFAPLTGGGDLMVYRKDVLEAAGIQPPKTLDELIADVPKLTNADKGMYGIALRGARGSGANVWRWMPFFKAYGGKWFDGDKPAFNSEAAVKATETYLKLFKDSAPGTQTGSWDESTGAFLSGQVAILVESTPLSGMAVDPKTSQVVGKIGFLPPPSPLPGGGYGHGLAIAAKANADDASKKCAGLFIAWATSKENEKRRLDAHQFGELNRTSILASKEFADIYGADLGQALAETGKVTAVNFWQDPRWPDLGDRWGIILEELIAGTRTDVKGSLNELEAYANELVKK; encoded by the coding sequence ATGAGACCAGTTCGGCTCGCTGCCAGCCTTGGCGCAGTTTTCGTGCTTTCCGCTACCGTTTCAACCCTAGCCCTGGCGCAGGCGCCGGTCTGTTCGGCACCGGTCAAGGTGCTGGCGCAGCCACGCGACGGCCTGACGCTTCTGGAGGACTCAAAGGCCGAGTTCGAGAAGCTCTCCGGCGCGAGCTTCAAGATCGATTATCTCAACGAGAACGATCGCCGCGCCAAGTCGCGCGCGGACGCGTCCACCGTCGGCAACTACAACGTCTACTATGTCGATGAAGCGAATGTGGCGCTTTTCGCCTCGTCGAAGTGGATCGTGCCGCTGACCGATTTTTATCCGGCCGACTACGACTATGCCGACTTCGACCCAGGCCGCCAGAAGGTCGCGACCTATGACGGCAAGGTCTGGTTCGCGCCGCTGACCGGCGGCGGCGACCTGATGGTCTACCGCAAGGACGTGCTGGAGGCCGCCGGCATCCAGCCGCCCAAGACGCTGGACGAGCTGATCGCCGACGTGCCGAAGCTGACCAATGCCGACAAGGGCATGTATGGCATCGCGTTGCGCGGCGCCCGCGGGTCGGGCGCAAATGTCTGGCGCTGGATGCCGTTCTTCAAGGCCTATGGCGGCAAGTGGTTCGACGGCGACAAGCCGGCCTTCAATTCGGAGGCCGCGGTCAAGGCAACCGAGACCTATCTGAAGCTGTTCAAGGATTCGGCACCCGGCACGCAGACCGGCAGCTGGGACGAATCGACCGGCGCCTTCCTGTCGGGCCAGGTCGCGATCCTGGTCGAATCGACGCCGCTTTCGGGCATGGCGGTCGATCCGAAAACCTCGCAAGTGGTCGGCAAGATCGGCTTCCTGCCGCCGCCCTCGCCACTTCCCGGCGGCGGTTACGGCCATGGCCTCGCCATCGCGGCGAAGGCCAATGCCGACGACGCTTCGAAGAAATGCGCCGGCCTGTTCATCGCCTGGGCAACGTCGAAGGAAAACGAGAAGCGCCGGCTCGACGCCCACCAGTTCGGTGAGCTGAACCGCACCAGCATCCTGGCCAGCAAGGAGTTCGCCGACATCTACGGCGCCGATCTCGGCCAGGCGCTTGCCGAAACAGGCAAGGTGACGGCGGTGAACTTCTGGCAGGATCCACGCTGGCCGGATCTCGGCGACCGCTGGGGCATCATCCTCGAGGAATTGATTGCCGGCACGCGCACCGACGTCAAGGGCAGCCTCAACGAGCTCGAGGCCTATGCCAATGAGCTGGTGAAGAAGTAG